The following are encoded in a window of Perca flavescens isolate YP-PL-M2 chromosome 24, PFLA_1.0, whole genome shotgun sequence genomic DNA:
- the ddrgk1 gene encoding DDRGK domain-containing protein 1: MDITLYLIAAAILSVLILFALKLRRKTQEIDEEQQRDVVQAVGPPQRAAEERGAGMPRRRRNLATVMANRRPQREAVEQEEDHVEEEEGEQQNFQPTAKVGAKKQKKLEEKQAKKVQREAEMEEREERKRMQELREQERRQEEERERHLEQKQEEEERHAKEEQERREEEEYLRLRASFIIEDQGEEEQLTEDQSRNLLQEFIQYIESSKVVLLEDLASHFGMRTQDAIARLQDLLAEGSLTGVIDDRGKFISITPEELNSVAHFMRQRGRVSITELAQASNSLINLMPESRSTA; encoded by the exons ATGGATATAACGTTGTACCTTATAGCTGCTGCCATCCTCAGTGTCCTGATTTTGTTTGCGTTGAAGTTGCGgaggaaaacacaggaaa TTGATGAGGAGCAGCAGAGGGATGTTGTCCAGGCAGTGGGGCCCCCTCAGCGGGCAGCCGAGGAGCGAGGTGCCGGTATGCCTCGCAGGAGGAGGAACCTCGCAACGGTGATGGCTAACAGAAGAccacagagagaagctgtggaACAAG AGGAGGATCAtgtggaggaagaagagggggaGCAGCAGAACTTTCAGCCGACCGCAAAAGTTGGAGCCAAGAAGCAGAAGAAGCTGGAGGAGAAACAGGCCAAGAAAGTTCAGAGAGAG gcggagatggaggagagggaggagaggaaaaggatGCAAGAGCTCAGAGAGCAGGAGAGACgtcaggaggaagagagagaacgACACCTGGAGCAGAAACAG gaggaggaggagcgtcACGCTAAAGAGGAGCAAGAAAGacgagaggaggaggagtactTAAGACTTAGAGCCTCCTTCATCATAGAAGACCAGGGAGAAGAGGAGCAGCTCACTGAGGACCAG TCACGCAACCTGCTGCAAGAattcatacagtacattgaG AGCTCGAAGGTGGTTCTCCTGGAGGACTTGGCTTCTCATTTTGGGATGAGGACACAGGATGCTATTGCCAGACTGCAAGACCTGTTAGCTGAAGGCTCCCTCACAG GAGTGATTGATGACAGAGGGAAGTTCATCTCCATCACTCCAGAAGAGCTGAACTCAGTGGCTCATTTCatgagacagagaggcagagtgtCCATCACAGAGCTGGCTCAGGCCAGTAACTCTCTGATCAACCTAATGCCAGAGAGCCGCAGCACCGCCTGA